One genomic window of Monodelphis domestica isolate mMonDom1 chromosome 1, mMonDom1.pri, whole genome shotgun sequence includes the following:
- the LOC100029032 gene encoding olfactory receptor 11H6-like, which translates to MKNSERSNHSGSVSEFVLLSFPGPWEIQIFLFSFFSGTYILTLIGNLSIICAVNLDQKLHTPMYILLANFSFLEICYVTSTVPNMLANFFSENKIISFTGCFLQFYFFFSMGTTETFFLSAMAYDRYLAICQPLHYPTVMTLLKCKKMVACCWVCGFFCYLLPVYLISQLPFCDHNTIDHFICDPGPLIGLSCVPAPATEIIFSVLNSVLIFSTFLFITSSYTLVIRVVLKIPSAEGRRKAFSTCGSHLAVVSLFYGSIMVMYVSPTSGNPAGIQKIVTLFYSVLTPLFNPLIYSLRNKEMKASLKKVFGSMKFGQHV; encoded by the coding sequence atgaaaaactcaGAAAGGAGTAATCACTCTGGTTCTGTGAGTGAATTTGTCCTTTTAAGCTTCCCAGGACCTTGGGAAATCCAgatcttccttttctcatttttctctgggACTTACATCCTGACACTGATTGGTAACCTATCTATTATCTGTGCAGTAAATTTGGACCAGAAGCTCCATACCCCAATGTACATTCTTTTGGCTAACTTCTCTTTCCTGGAGATCTGCTATGTCACCTCCACAGTCCCCAATATGTTGGCCAACTTTTTCTCTGAGAATAAGATAATCTCCTTCACTGGCTGCTTTCTccagttctatttcttcttttcaatgGGCACAACAGAAACCTTTTTCTTGTCAGCCATGGCCTATGATAGGTACCTTGCTATCTGCCAGCCCTTGCATTACCCCACCGTTATGACTCtactaaaatgcaaaaaaatggtTGCCTGTTGTTGGGTATGTGGTTTTTTTTGTTATCTCCTTCCAGTTTACCTCATATCCCAGCTGCCTTTTTGTGATCACAATACAATTGATCACTTTATTTGtgacccaggacctcttattGGACTCTCTTGTGTTCCAGCACCTGCCACTGAAATCATATTTTCTGTCTTGAATTCAGTCCTCATCTTCTCTACCTTCCTCTTCATTACCAGTTCATATACATTGGTAATCAGAGTTGTGCTGAAGATCCCCTCAGCAGAAGGTCGGCGTAAGGCATTCTCCACATGTGGCTCCCATTTGGCAGTGGTGTCACTGTTCTATGGTTCCATCATGGTAATGTATGTGAGTCCAACATCTGGAAATCCAGCTGGGATCCAGAAGATTGTTACCTTGTTCTACTCTGTGTTGACTCCACTCTTCAATCCATTGATCTATAGTCTCCggaataaagaaatgaaggcaTCCCTGAAGAAAGTCTTTGGAAGTATGAAATTTGGACAACATGtatga